In Pseudobacter ginsenosidimutans, the following are encoded in one genomic region:
- a CDS encoding LytR/AlgR family response regulator transcription factor — protein MKVIIFEDEHHNAERLTQLLGKCDPTIIVEAVVESVADGRKWFAGAHDIDLMLMDIQLSDGNCFELFTGPNVSTPIIFTTAYDNFALQAFKVNSVDYLVKPIELSALDNALKKFRLFRPVSQQVDINKLAEAFFKRDTTRFISRLNNQLIYIKAKDIAWLHSARGLTVATTLSKQEYPLDYSLDQVENLLDKNSFFRVNRQFIIHIDAIKKMTAYYNSRLLVQLNPPAPDDVIISRERVADFKNWLEGKV, from the coding sequence ATGAAAGTGATCATATTTGAGGACGAACATCATAATGCGGAACGACTGACCCAGCTGCTTGGAAAATGCGATCCCACCATTATCGTGGAAGCAGTGGTGGAATCCGTTGCTGATGGCCGCAAATGGTTTGCCGGTGCGCATGATATAGATCTCATGCTGATGGACATTCAATTGTCGGACGGCAACTGCTTCGAGCTTTTCACCGGCCCGAATGTGAGCACGCCCATCATCTTCACTACCGCTTATGATAATTTTGCCTTGCAGGCATTCAAGGTCAACAGTGTTGATTACCTGGTAAAGCCAATAGAGTTATCAGCGCTCGACAATGCCCTGAAGAAATTCAGGCTGTTCCGGCCGGTCAGTCAACAGGTTGATATCAATAAACTGGCCGAGGCATTTTTCAAAAGGGATACCACCCGTTTCATCAGCAGGCTCAATAACCAACTGATCTATATCAAAGCGAAAGATATTGCCTGGCTGCACTCCGCCCGGGGGCTCACTGTGGCCACTACTTTAAGCAAACAGGAATATCCACTGGATTATTCACTGGACCAGGTGGAAAATCTCCTCGACAAAAATTCCTTTTTCCGCGTGAACCGTCAGTTCATCATTCACATCGATGCCATAAAAAAAATGACAGCCTACTATAATAGCAGGCTGTTGGTTCAGTTGAATCCGCCTGCACCCGATGATGTGATCATCAGCAGGGAGCGTGTAGCCGATTTCAAGAACTGGTTGGAAGGGAAGGTCTGA
- a CDS encoding sensor histidine kinase produces the protein MRKKVMKDDSGDFAGSEKMFNSKALRYGGRILILYLFSNIFKSFDLSFIEDIGIFSVRSNMFSLAYVLYGLLAWGGASWLASRLERTMHGYPAGKRILTLSAVLLLYGGLISLGFGFVYAGADILLFNRYEAWLSFTSLSYNMIVGIFMFYLIIITFNGFIFYYKSWKEYQIKAERLMRENIQAKYDALKNQIDPHFFFNSLSVLTNLVYKDPDLAADYITQLANTFRYILDKKLDNLVPVQTELNFLQSYLFLIGIRRQGSIIFQEQIDDHSRINGQVPPATLQMLVENAIKHNRFSASEPLEVTIRSEDGFLFVSNTIRKKITPEYSHGIGLENIQKRYELVCGRSIDVDAGEEKFVVKIPIIFNHESDHI, from the coding sequence ATGAGAAAGAAAGTAATGAAGGATGATTCCGGAGATTTTGCCGGAAGTGAAAAAATGTTCAACAGTAAAGCACTTCGATATGGAGGAAGGATACTGATCCTGTACCTCTTCAGCAATATTTTCAAATCCTTCGATCTTTCCTTTATTGAGGACATCGGTATTTTTTCCGTACGCTCGAACATGTTCAGTCTCGCGTATGTACTGTACGGATTACTGGCCTGGGGCGGCGCCTCCTGGCTGGCAAGCCGCCTGGAACGTACAATGCACGGCTATCCCGCAGGAAAGCGGATCCTCACACTCTCCGCAGTACTGCTCCTTTATGGAGGATTGATCTCACTGGGTTTCGGATTTGTTTATGCCGGCGCAGATATTCTCCTTTTTAACAGGTACGAAGCCTGGCTCAGTTTCACTTCACTGAGCTATAATATGATCGTGGGGATCTTCATGTTCTACCTGATCATCATTACCTTCAATGGTTTCATCTTTTATTACAAGAGCTGGAAAGAATACCAGATCAAGGCCGAAAGACTGATGCGTGAAAATATCCAGGCCAAATACGATGCGCTGAAGAACCAGATCGACCCACATTTCTTTTTCAACTCACTCAGTGTGCTCACCAATCTCGTTTACAAAGATCCCGACCTGGCCGCTGATTATATCACACAGCTCGCCAACACTTTTCGTTATATCCTCGATAAGAAACTCGACAACCTGGTGCCTGTACAAACGGAACTCAACTTCCTGCAGTCTTATTTGTTCCTGATCGGGATCCGCCGGCAGGGCAGTATCATTTTCCAGGAACAGATCGATGATCATTCAAGGATCAATGGACAAGTGCCACCTGCCACACTGCAAATGCTGGTGGAGAATGCCATCAAGCACAACCGCTTTTCAGCCAGTGAACCCCTGGAAGTGACCATCAGGAGTGAAGACGGATTCCTGTTTGTGAGCAATACCATCCGCAAAAAAATAACGCCTGAATATTCACACGGCATCGGGCTGGAGAATATTCAGAAAAGATATGAACTGGTCTGCGGCCGGTCCATTGATGTGGATGCAGGCGAAGAGAAATTCGTAGTGAAAATTCCCATAATTTTCAATCATGAAAGTGATCATATTTGA